Genomic DNA from Mycobacteroides chelonae CCUG 47445:
GAAGGCGTCCAGATAGGCGTTTGCGGCCGAGTACCCGCCGACGGTGGATCCGCCGAAGAATCCGTTGACCGACGAAAAGGATACGAAGCGAATACCTTTTCGGCGCAAGGCAATATGGTGCAGGACGCGAGCTCCGGCAACCTTCGCCGTCGAGATATCCGTGAGATCGGACTCTGTCGTGGTAGCCAACGGTTGCTCGCGATACGCGCCGGCCAGATGCCAGATGCCAGACAGCTGGATGCCCCAGCGATCCTCCGCCGACGTGACCGCGTCCCATACCTGATCGGCATCGCGTACGTCGGCGACCTCGAACCGGACCGCCTCGTCGCCCGCGATATCGCGTAACCGTTGGTAAGCCGCGGATTGCCGCTCATCTGGATCGCGGTGTCCTACGAGTAGCACCCGTGCGCCGAAGCGTTCTATCAGCAGCCGGGCCAGCTCATAGGCGAGTCCGCCCAGACCTCCACTAATCAGGTGCAGACCCCCAGAAGGAATCGCCACACCAGCAGTGGGCTCATCGGGCAGCCGTTCCAGCCCCTTCACCCAGCGAGCACCGGCCCGATAGGCAACCTCAATGTCCTTGGTGGAGTAGCCCAGTTCACCTGCCACGTGGTCGGCGCCGGCAGCCTGATCTGTGCGATCCAGGTCGACAAAGCGCACACGTAACCCAGGCATTTCGGCTACCGCACTGCGCAGCAGCACGGGAATCGGAGCGAGCCCAGGATCGGCCTCGTCCGTATCGGTGACCTGCTCGATGCCGCTGCCGATGACATACAGCGCCGGTGGCGTTCCATCGCCCCGCTCTTCGTCAAAGACAGTTCGGACTATGCGGACCACATCGAAAACACCGACCGGCAATAGTTCTGGGGAACTGTCGGCGATATCACCCTGTGCTCGCGGTGCGGCGAGGTACACCACGGTACGAATTGCTGTTGTTCCGGAAACCGAACTCAACCCCGCGTCGATGTCCGCCACGGTGGCACGCACCACGCGAACGCCCTGCGCGGTCAGCCGGTCTGCCAATTGTGCGCCAAGGTTCCCCGATTCGCCGATAATCAAAACGGCGCCGTCAATCGGTGCACTGGGCCGGAGTCGGTCACGCCGGTGCCACATCGGACGGAAGAACCAGTTTGGCAGGGAGTTCGCGGACGCGCTGGACGTCTGTACCCTGCGCACGATATCGGCGAACTCACCGTCATCGAACCGTTGTCTCAGCAGGCTCCGCTGAATCTTTCCGATATCGGTTTTCGGAATACTCTCCGGCGGAACGGGAATGACTAGATCAGGATTTGGGCCCACCGCCAACACGCGGCTACGGACATCGGCGAGGACCTCCTCGTCCACCGCCCCGGACTGGGGGCTGAACACGATCGCCAGAACGTCGGTATCGCTGCCCGGCGGCCGTACCGCGATCGCAGCGGCATAGCTGCTGATCACTAGCGGGGATTCTTCGACCGCGGACTCGATCGCGTGGCAGCTGTAGTTCACGCCGTTGACGATGATGATGTCCTTGGCGCGACCGGTGAGCGTGAGTGCACCGCCGTGAATCCGGCCAAGGTCGCCCGTGTCGAACCAGCCGTCGGCAGTGAATGCCTCCCCGGTGCGCTCTGGGTCGGCATAGTATCCGCGCGTAACGGTGGGCCCGCTGATCTGCACTCGCCCAACATCGCCGACGGGAACGGCCGTGTTGTCCATGTCGACGACACGTATGCGCGTGCCGTGGATCGGCTTTCCGAGTTCGGTGAATTCATCGGTGTCGGTGGTGGTTTCCACCGAAAAGTTCTGGGAGAAAACCACACCCGACGATGTCTCCGACATCCCCCATGACGGCCGCATCGCGGTGCGCGGTAAGCCGGAATGCTCCAGCATGCGCAGGAATCGGCGTGCGATGCGTGGGACGATTGCCTCGCCACCGTTGAGAATGAACCGCAAGCACGTCAGGTCGAATCGGTCGGCGTTAGGCGCCTCCGCGAACCGATCGGCGATCAGGCCGAACGCGAAATTGGGGGCCCATGTGTTGGTCACGCGGTAGCGGTCAACGATGGTCAGCCACCGCAGTGGATCCGCCAGCACCCATGAGGTGGCAGCGTGTACCTGCTGACAACACACGTACACATCCTGAAGATGGGACATGACGATGCCGCCGACATGCTCGAGCGGCATCCAGTTGAACGAGATATCCGCCGGGGCGAACGCATTCGTCTGCGCGGTCGCCGCCGAGCGGCTCAGGATGTTGCGATGCGTCAGCTGCACGCCCTTCGGCTGTCCCGTGCTACCAGAGGTCAGCAAGAGCAATGCGACCGCTTCGGGATCGGGCTCATGGTGCGCGGCATCTGGGTCGTGTGCCAAAAGATCGCCGATCGGGACTACCCGCGCCGCCTGGTGTACCGGAGGCTGCCCGGCCACGTTGATGATCAATGGCTGGTTGAGTGCGCTCCAGGCCGTTGCCGCCTTCTCGGCGCCGCCAACCGCGTTCGGGGCCACCGGCACCGGCACGATGCCGCCGAGGAAACATCCCCAGATCGCCGCCACAAACTCGTCGTTGCGGGACAGGTGAACAATCGCCAAATCTCCTGGAACAAGTCCCGCGGCCCGTAGTCCCCCAAGCACACGCCGCGCGGCATCGAGTACCGCCGCGTACGTCAGTGTGCGCTCGGCACCCGATTCGTCAAGAAAGACCAGCTCTGTCGTGGACGCATCACGTGCCGCGCGGACGAGCGCATCGGGTAGCGACGCCACGACAGGCACGACCGCCGGCCCGCCATCGAGCATGGATAGCTCGTGGACATCGCGTTGTGCCGCGGACACTAGCGGCGCCTGCTTGGGCGGTGGCGCTGGATCGCCGACAAGAATGCGCGGCGTGTCGGCGATATCGGGCACAACCTGGATCTGGGTGGCCTCGGGTAGCCGCGCCGACCACCGGGCAATCAGCTCGTCATCGATCACCGGCAATCGGTATAGCGCCGCGATGTCGAGCGCTCCGGTCGTGGTCACCGGCAGTGCGGCAACAGGAACGAATGCACGCGGCACCAGCGACGGTGGCAGCACGATGCGTGCGAATTCCGACAACCGTCTCGAGGAGATCGGTGCGGAAGTTGCTACATAGGCCACCAACTCGGTGGTGCCGGAGATGGTTCGGCGTGACAGTACCGCGCAGTCGTCGATCAATTCGTGCTCCATCAGCACTGCGTCGACAGTTGCCAGGTCCGCCCAGCGGTGACCGTCCCATGCGCGTCCACGAGAAGAATGTGCGATCTCCACCGAGGAGTCCCTGCGCATGCGTGCCGGAATCCCAGTAGGGAGCACAGCCTCGCCCGGTCTCCCGACGCATAGTTCCCCCAAGACGCCCGGGGGCGCCAGTCGGCGGTCGGCGGTCAGTACTACCTCCGGAACCGGTTCCGGATCAACCAGATTGACACTGCCAGAGTGCAATAAGGTGACGAGAATGCCAGCGAGATAGCTATCCAGAAGCCCTATCGACGCATCAGTGTTCAGTGAATCGGGCGCACCGGCAGGGCGGGCGTCGCCGGTTCCCAGTTGCGCCACGGCGGCATCGTCCACAACGAATGCGGGGGCCAGCTCCCGCAGCGAGCGCTCCCGGTACGGGGCCGGCAGCGATGTGGGTAACCACGCGACACGGCGTGCACCGGCGGATACCGCCGCTACCAACGCCGCCACGAGGTCTGGTCCGCGTTCGAGCGCGAGCACAACCGTCCCGCCATGGGCACCCGACATCGCCGCAGCCAATCGCACTGCAGTCCTGCGCAATTCGGTGTGGGTAAGCTCCACGTGGCCATCGACGACCGCCACAGAGCTCTCGACATGCTGAAGCACCGGCGCCAAGCTCTGAGCCACACGTGCTTCGTGCGCACCGAGCGGCAGGCAGTCGATCGCCAGGTGCGGCGACGCGATCGCCGCGCGTAACAGCGCGGTGTAGTCGTCGCGCATTTGCTCCATCGTCGCCGCATCGAATAGTTCGGTGCTATAGACGAACTGCACCCCGATACTTTCCCCGAGGGGCCAGAAGTGCAGTTCCACATCGGCTCGAGTGGTGCCTGTCGGCACCCCGACAAAGGACACGGGCGTTCCCGCGAAATCAAGGTCAGCCGGAGGCGGGCTTTGCATCGCGAACAGCACGGCGACCATCGGATTGCGTCCGGGAAGACGCGCAGGAGCGACCTCGTCGATGATCTGTTCAAGTGGCAGCTCCTGGTGCTCGTACGCACCCAAAGTCACCTCGCGGACATGGCTGACCAACTCCGCGAACCCGGCGGAGGGATTGATCCTGGCACGCAACGGAATTGTGTTCACGAACAGCCCGATGAGCGCCGAGACCCGGTGGTCTTCCCGATTCGCCATCGGAGCGCCGACCACCTGATCATCTGAGCCGCTGTAGCGGTACAACAGTGTGTAGAACGCCGCGAGCAGCGTCGCAAAGACGGTCACGTCCATATCCCGCCCGAATGCGGCCATCGCTGCCGTGTCCGAGGGCGACAAGGTGAAGTCTAGGGTGGCACCCTGGAAAACGTTGTCCAATGGCCTGTCTCGATCGAACGGAAGCGCAGGCGAGCTCAGCTCGCCGGCCAACTGCGACCGCCAGTACGCGAGATGGCGCTCACGCGCGGGCCCGGACATCACGTCGTGCTCTTGTTCTGCCAGGTCGCCGATCTGGTATTCCAGCGGCGGCAGTGCCGCTGGAATACCTGTTACTTCGGCCCCGTACAGCTGGCGCAGCTCGTCGCACAGCACACCGATGGACCAGCCGTCGACGATGATGTGATGCATCGCCACCACCAACAGGAACTCTCCGTCCCGCAGGTCGAGTAGATGCGCCCGCAGCAACGGTCCGGCACTCAGGTCGAACGGCGCGCACACGAGGTCGAGGACTGCCGCGCGCACCTCGGGACGCTGTATCGGCGGCACAGACTGCGTACTGGAACAATCGATTTCCTTGAGCGGCACTGTAATAACCGTGTCAGCGGCCACCGCCTGCATCACTTCGCCGTCGACCTCGACAAAAGTTGTGCGCAGGATCTCATGTCTGGAAACCATTTCGGCGAGGGCGCGTCGCAGTGCGTCCGGACGTACCGCACCGCGAAAATGCAGAACAATCGGCACGTTGTAGTAATGGCTGTCCGGGTCCAGTCGACTCAGGAACCACATTCGCTGCTGGGCGAATGACGTCCGGAAGAGGAGGATCTCCTCCCCCGATGTGGATGCGGGAAGGTAGTCGATAGTGGTCACTCTCGCGCTCCCTCAAGCAGAATGACGCCGTCTGCAGTACGCAGTGCGGCGCGCCCCCGACGGGCTGGGGGCGCGGGTTTCGAGGACGTCTCGGGCTCGTCCGACGGTGTTGTCGCGGCTGCGGCCACGTCCGCCACGGTGACTGATTCGAGCAATTGACGCATGCTCATTTCGATCCCTAGCGCATTGCGCTGCTCCGCGGCGATCTGCATGGCCAATAGCGACTCGCCACCCAGTTCGAGAAAACGATCATGGACACCGATCCGGTCGTACCCAAAGAAGCGCTGCCAGATCGCCGCGATACCTTCCTCCAATTTCGACCGCGGCGCGCAGTACTCCGTCGACAGCACCGGGCGGTGATTGAACGAGACGTTCACCGATGGGGCAGCAGGCGTATCCGGCACCGGTGCCGGCTCCTGCTCAGCACGTGTCGCCACCGTACTCGAACCACCCAGAACCACCGTGGGTACCGCGGGCGCACCGAGCACCTCACCGAATCGGTCTGGTGGAACGTTCATCTCGTCGTCCGCAGAGGTGTCGACAAAGGTCCAGTCTCCAACTCCGGCACGGTGCCGAACGGCGAGTGTGCCATGCGCATACCCTTCGGCCAGTGCCGCATCGAGGGAGTCCTCACGTGGCCTCGTGAGCAGCATGCGTTGCGCCGACGGTTCGGACGCCGCGATCTCACGCAGCATGGCGACGGCGCGATCGAAGTCCGGATCCAGGACGAGCACCGGCTCAGGACGCTCGGCGACGATCAACGCATGGTCACCCGCCGGACCGGAATCGTAGACGGCCGAGCCGGTGAATCCGTTCGTGTCGAGTAGCGCTGCCCACTGCTGGGGTGCCACCAACGGTGAATCCGTCCGCACGTCGTCGTCGAAATCGAGCCATCCGGTCAACAGCGGGTCGATCAGCGAGTCGCAACGCTCCTCAGTCTTGGCTTCCAGCAAGAACATCAGGCCGCCGGGAGCGGTGAACGCCGCGGTGTTGCGGATAGCGGTCGGCAGATCCGGTGCCACATGCAACACGTTGAACGCCAGGACAACGTCGAACCCAGCAAGCGGCAGACTCTGCCCGGCCGGATCGTCGACGATATCGAGAGAGGCGAATCGGACGAAATCGAGACCCTCTGCTTCGGCGTGCCGCTGGGCGGCCACCACAAACGAGCGTCCGATATCGGTGAAGTGGTACTCGACCGAGCCTGCCGGCACGCCGCGCAGCGCGTCGACCACCGGCCACGTCAGGTAGCCACGGCCGGCGCCGATTTCGAGGATCCGCAGTGGCCGCCCCGGGGTGGCGTTGGCAGCCAGTCCGGCAAGTGTCGTCCCGATCAGATCGCGGTACGTTGCGAAATCGCTATGCGCGATGCGTTGTTCGGTCAGGCTCCGATACAGACGGTCATCTCCGTTCGGCGTCACAACCTCATTGCCGGCGATCTGCCCGCGCAGCACCTGGTCGTAGCCGCGCATGCATTGGTCCAGCAGCTGGGCCCATGTCGCCAGCTCGGGATTATCGGCGCACCAGCGCCCGAGTTCGGGCACATCGGCCACCGCCGGCACATCGAGCACGCGCAGCCGGCCGTTCTCGCTGGAGACGATGCCGTCCTCGCTCAAGATGCGCAGGAATGCATCGACAATCTTGTGGTAGTCCGGTATCACCCCCAGCCGGGCGATCAACTCGTCGCGCGAGTACTCGGTTCCGGGAGTCATCGCGACGCCTGCGCTTCGCAGGTGCGCGCATATATACCGGGTGCACAGGTCGTCCAGCGCGTTCGACACCTGTGTCGAACCTTGCGGCACCACAACATCAATGGGCTCGGCGCGCAATCCTGTCGCGGCGCTCGACCATGTTGCGGCCACCCCTTCGACCGGCTCACTGCTGAGGACCCATCGCCGTCCGTTGCGATAAGCCACCGTTCGATCGCCATCCGGAACCGACAGCTCCGCGACCAGCGCCTGGGCATCGGTCCGGTCCATGTCCACCACGCTGACGGCGCGCGTTACGCCGTTGCGGCGCAACCATTGTGCGGCGCCAACTGCCAGCCAATGACTGACGTCGATGTCCTCCACGCCGGTGACGTCGAAGGCGTTGCCGACACAGACATGCACCGCCACACCCGAACCGGCGGCATCGACCGCGCGCGCCAGTTGCACGTATCGCTCGCGATCCGGCCGCGTTCCGTGCGCACCGGTAAGGAACACGATGCGCTGGTATTCGGTCGAAGCCGGTGTGAGGCCCGGCCCGAGCAGATCAACACCAGTGCTGACTGTGTTGGCAAGTTCCTCGGCGAATCGAGCGGTGGCGGGATCCTCGTCAACCAGAACCAGCCATCGTGCCGCGGACGGCTCTGCGGCGGAAGCTATCGGTGTACTGCTACGCCACACCGGAACACTCATGTTCGGCCGGACGGGTGGCTGTGCGCCGTCAGACGCTGCGATCCAGTACCGCTGTCGCTCGAACGGATAGCCGGGCAACTCGACACGTGCCGGGCGGCGGCCTCCCGATATCAGACTCCAGTCGATGTCGATGCCGTGCTCCCAGGCCTTGCCCACAGCGGCAAGCAATGCACGCCGATCGCTGCGGCGGTCGTCGCGATGCCGCATCGTGGCGAAAGCTGCAAACGACGCGTCACCCTGCGGCTGGGCAAGCCGCGTCAATGTCTGACCGGGACCCACCTCCAGCAGCACCGCCCCCTGGAGGCCGGCCAATTCGCCGAATCCAGCGGCCAATTGCACAGGCTCACGGCTATGCCGGATCCAATAGCCCGGGTCGGTTGCCTCCTCGGGCTGAATCCAGGTGCCCGTGACATTCGACAGATACGGCACACGCGGTGGCCGCAGCGTGACACCGGCCAAGATGTCGGCGAACTCACCGAGCACGGGATCCAACTCGGGCGAATGCACCGCCATCGATACCCGCACCCGCTGGAATTGGACGCCGCGCAGTTCCAATTCCTCTTCCAGTAGCGCGATCTCGGCGGTGGGTCCGGAGACCGTACACGACGATGCGTCGGTGATTCCGGATACAACAAGCCTGCCACTCAACAATGGGCTGACATCGGCCGCGGACAGCAGGATGCTCGTGGTCGCACCGCCCATTCGGGCGAACAATCGCCCACGCGCCGAAACCAACGGCAGCACTTGGTCGATGTCGATGACGCCGGACAGGCACGCCGCCGCGTACTCGCCCAGGCTATGGCCGAGCATCGCGCTCGGTGTCAACCCCCACGCCGCGAGCTGAGTCGCGAGCGCGTACTCGGTAGCCACCACGGCCGGAAACACCACATCGAGCCGCTGCTCATCGAGCCCACCGTCGCCAA
This window encodes:
- a CDS encoding SDR family NAD(P)-dependent oxidoreductase, with the protein product MTTIDYLPASTSGEEILLFRTSFAQQRMWFLSRLDPDSHYYNVPIVLHFRGAVRPDALRRALAEMVSRHEILRTTFVEVDGEVMQAVAADTVITVPLKEIDCSSTQSVPPIQRPEVRAAVLDLVCAPFDLSAGPLLRAHLLDLRDGEFLLVVAMHHIIVDGWSIGVLCDELRQLYGAEVTGIPAALPPLEYQIGDLAEQEHDVMSGPARERHLAYWRSQLAGELSSPALPFDRDRPLDNVFQGATLDFTLSPSDTAAMAAFGRDMDVTVFATLLAAFYTLLYRYSGSDDQVVGAPMANREDHRVSALIGLFVNTIPLRARINPSAGFAELVSHVREVTLGAYEHQELPLEQIIDEVAPARLPGRNPMVAVLFAMQSPPPADLDFAGTPVSFVGVPTGTTRADVELHFWPLGESIGVQFVYSTELFDAATMEQMRDDYTALLRAAIASPHLAIDCLPLGAHEARVAQSLAPVLQHVESSVAVVDGHVELTHTELRRTAVRLAAAMSGAHGGTVVLALERGPDLVAALVAAVSAGARRVAWLPTSLPAPYRERSLRELAPAFVVDDAAVAQLGTGDARPAGAPDSLNTDASIGLLDSYLAGILVTLLHSGSVNLVDPEPVPEVVLTADRRLAPPGVLGELCVGRPGEAVLPTGIPARMRRDSSVEIAHSSRGRAWDGHRWADLATVDAVLMEHELIDDCAVLSRRTISGTTELVAYVATSAPISSRRLSEFARIVLPPSLVPRAFVPVAALPVTTTGALDIAALYRLPVIDDELIARWSARLPEATQIQVVPDIADTPRILVGDPAPPPKQAPLVSAAQRDVHELSMLDGGPAVVPVVASLPDALVRAARDASTTELVFLDESGAERTLTYAAVLDAARRVLGGLRAAGLVPGDLAIVHLSRNDEFVAAIWGCFLGGIVPVPVAPNAVGGAEKAATAWSALNQPLIINVAGQPPVHQAARVVPIGDLLAHDPDAAHHEPDPEAVALLLLTSGSTGQPKGVQLTHRNILSRSAATAQTNAFAPADISFNWMPLEHVGGIVMSHLQDVYVCCQQVHAATSWVLADPLRWLTIVDRYRVTNTWAPNFAFGLIADRFAEAPNADRFDLTCLRFILNGGEAIVPRIARRFLRMLEHSGLPRTAMRPSWGMSETSSGVVFSQNFSVETTTDTDEFTELGKPIHGTRIRVVDMDNTAVPVGDVGRVQISGPTVTRGYYADPERTGEAFTADGWFDTGDLGRIHGGALTLTGRAKDIIIVNGVNYSCHAIESAVEESPLVISSYAAAIAVRPPGSDTDVLAIVFSPQSGAVDEEVLADVRSRVLAVGPNPDLVIPVPPESIPKTDIGKIQRSLLRQRFDDGEFADIVRRVQTSSASANSLPNWFFRPMWHRRDRLRPSAPIDGAVLIIGESGNLGAQLADRLTAQGVRVVRATVADIDAGLSSVSGTTAIRTVVYLAAPRAQGDIADSSPELLPVGVFDVVRIVRTVFDEERGDGTPPALYVIGSGIEQVTDTDEADPGLAPIPVLLRSAVAEMPGLRVRFVDLDRTDQAAGADHVAGELGYSTKDIEVAYRAGARWVKGLERLPDEPTAGVAIPSGGLHLISGGLGGLAYELARLLIERFGARVLLVGHRDPDERQSAAYQRLRDIAGDEAVRFEVADVRDADQVWDAVTSAEDRWGIQLSGIWHLAGAYREQPLATTTESDLTDISTAKVAGARVLHHIALRRKGIRFVSFSSVNGFFGGSTVGGYSAANAYLDAFTLYQRRSGISAHSIAWTMWDRVGMSAQVEHLEGTRASGYRVVGRVEALNSLLVALAHDVPHVLVGLDDTKSAIRARLSGVAPAGQVLVADLKQAAPEFPDVPVRDRYDRIVPTRVQSAGVARQWVAARDDTERRVSAIWRQVLGSDSFGVTDSFFDIGGNSVLLALAQRLVQEEFGRPIALVDLFRYPTVSSLAAYLSSSEIDTEPSNPEPGTVSESNPGVGSDRARIRKEARRRRRAP
- a CDS encoding type I polyketide synthase, producing MTVDMDTPTTETEFADIAIIGMQCRFPGAGDVSEYWSLLTEKREGARSLDDLADAPGLVRREAVIEGIELFDAKFFGYPPAEAAMIDPQQRLFLECAYHVFEQAGYDTDRYDGLVGVYAGSGQSNYLIANVLPHLGLSPSSADALPAGFANSPGSLPGRVSYHLNLTGPSVAVSTACSTSLVAVHLACQELLDYRCDLALAGGVSLNPHPGKGYRYTPNGPLSPDGRCRAFDADAAGMFPGDGVGVVLLKRLSDALADGDRIRAVIKGSAVNNDGRHKTGFTAPSATAQSEVILAAHAVAGVEASSIGMVEAHGTGTPLGDPIEVSALTKAFRESTDQTGYCLLGSAKTNIGHTDTAAGVAGLIKAALSVEHGVIPANLHYTAENPLLDLANSPFRVAVDTVDWPAGDGPRRAGVSAFGIGGTNVHMVLEQAPRDAQRDPLPTADRSESLLVLSAATASALDQQAAQLADYLRSNSEIDPADVADTLQLGRRTLPYRRSVVCGSAKQAASLLTAPAQATRANDGAVPLVLLLPGGGAQYVGMGHGLYETEEVFRSSIDECAQILAQHCDIDLHSHLFGDGGLDEQRLDVVFPAVVATEYALATQLAAWGLTPSAMLGHSLGEYAAACLSGVIDIDQVLPLVSARGRLFARMGGATTSILLSAADVSPLLSGRLVVSGITDASSCTVSGPTAEIALLEEELELRGVQFQRVRVSMAVHSPELDPVLGEFADILAGVTLRPPRVPYLSNVTGTWIQPEEATDPGYWIRHSREPVQLAAGFGELAGLQGAVLLEVGPGQTLTRLAQPQGDASFAAFATMRHRDDRRSDRRALLAAVGKAWEHGIDIDWSLISGGRRPARVELPGYPFERQRYWIAASDGAQPPVRPNMSVPVWRSSTPIASAAEPSAARWLVLVDEDPATARFAEELANTVSTGVDLLGPGLTPASTEYQRIVFLTGAHGTRPDRERYVQLARAVDAAGSGVAVHVCVGNAFDVTGVEDIDVSHWLAVGAAQWLRRNGVTRAVSVVDMDRTDAQALVAELSVPDGDRTVAYRNGRRWVLSSEPVEGVAATWSSAATGLRAEPIDVVVPQGSTQVSNALDDLCTRYICAHLRSAGVAMTPGTEYSRDELIARLGVIPDYHKIVDAFLRILSEDGIVSSENGRLRVLDVPAVADVPELGRWCADNPELATWAQLLDQCMRGYDQVLRGQIAGNEVVTPNGDDRLYRSLTEQRIAHSDFATYRDLIGTTLAGLAANATPGRPLRILEIGAGRGYLTWPVVDALRGVPAGSVEYHFTDIGRSFVVAAQRHAEAEGLDFVRFASLDIVDDPAGQSLPLAGFDVVLAFNVLHVAPDLPTAIRNTAAFTAPGGLMFLLEAKTEERCDSLIDPLLTGWLDFDDDVRTDSPLVAPQQWAALLDTNGFTGSAVYDSGPAGDHALIVAERPEPVLVLDPDFDRAVAMLREIAASEPSAQRMLLTRPREDSLDAALAEGYAHGTLAVRHRAGVGDWTFVDTSADDEMNVPPDRFGEVLGAPAVPTVVLGGSSTVATRAEQEPAPVPDTPAAPSVNVSFNHRPVLSTEYCAPRSKLEEGIAAIWQRFFGYDRIGVHDRFLELGGESLLAMQIAAEQRNALGIEMSMRQLLESVTVADVAAAATTPSDEPETSSKPAPPARRGRAALRTADGVILLEGARE